The Candidatus Nanosynbacter lyticus genome window below encodes:
- a CDS encoding MjaI family restriction endonuclease, with protein MAAIPNWLLAKRQLDKHGKTMERPEKKKLLGPIIAFNHALRKIIDAEQCSGMQQLINFVNDIVLMMSESEEVARYAENAAQITLVGMRQEIAAESVLSSMQEVHGIRGANDEEELDGIDIVVNYNGIEVGIDIKSSQTAADKANRVAREHRDTKYMAVWSGFTGCDFGSNLILEDWQLRNQQGYYRSVMDVVIQQVGHNVA; from the coding sequence ATGGCAGCGATACCAAATTGGCTGTTAGCGAAGCGACAGCTTGACAAACATGGCAAAACAATGGAACGCCCTGAGAAAAAGAAATTACTTGGTCCAATAATAGCATTTAACCATGCCCTTCGTAAGATAATCGACGCGGAACAATGTTCAGGGATGCAGCAGTTGATTAATTTTGTTAATGACATTGTTTTAATGATGAGTGAGAGCGAGGAGGTCGCTCGGTATGCAGAAAATGCAGCACAAATAACCCTCGTTGGTATGAGACAGGAAATTGCGGCAGAGAGCGTGCTAAGTTCAATGCAGGAAGTGCATGGCATCAGGGGTGCAAACGACGAGGAAGAACTGGACGGTATAGATATTGTCGTGAATTATAACGGTATTGAGGTTGGGATTGATATTAAATCAAGCCAAACTGCCGCTGATAAAGCAAATAGAGTCGCTAGAGAACATAGAGATACTAAGTACATGGCAGTGTGGTCTGGGTTTACCGGTTGTGATTTTGGTAGCAATCTCATTTTGGAGGATTGGCAGCTTAGAAATCAACAAGGCTATTATCGCTCCGTTATGGATGTAGTGATTCAGCAAGTTGGACATAATGTTGCATGA
- a CDS encoding co-chaperone GroES yields MDTPIKPLGDRVVAVREEAKTQTASGLYLPDNAKEKPVVAEVKAVGGDVKSVKVGDKIVYKEYSTTDLKIDGTEYLIVREEDILATVV; encoded by the coding sequence ATGGATACACCTATCAAGCCTCTCGGCGACCGCGTGGTAGCGGTGCGCGAGGAGGCGAAGACGCAGACGGCTAGCGGATTATATTTGCCGGACAACGCCAAGGAGAAGCCAGTGGTGGCTGAAGTCAAAGCGGTTGGCGGTGATGTCAAGAGTGTAAAGGTGGGCGACAAGATTGTATATAAGGAATATTCGACCACGGATTTGAAAATTGACGGCACGGAATATTTGATCGTCCGCGAGGAAGATATTTTAGCAACGGTTGTTTGA
- the groL gene encoding chaperonin GroEL (60 kDa chaperone family; promotes refolding of misfolded polypeptides especially under stressful conditions; forms two stacked rings of heptamers to form a barrel-shaped 14mer; ends can be capped by GroES; misfolded proteins enter the barrel where they are refolded when GroES binds) yields MAKKVFYDDDARARVLGGAEALYNAVKVTYGPKGRNVVIAKGFGGPTVTHDGVTVAEGIELGEQDDETLGYKVGADLIKQAAKNLNKQAGDGTTTVTVLTYSILKEANRLIAAGHNPMELRKGIEQAGAEIVKELNKLAEPIEGKSERVAEVATISAGDAEIGKLIAGVIEKVGKDGVVTVEAGQGLELEAEVVEGFSLDKGWVSPFFVTDTGRQEAVYEKPAILITDKKISSVQEFLPMLEKLAQSGKKDVVLIADEVEGEALSILVLNKLKGVFNTVAVKAPSFGDRRKEILRDIAVLTGATVISEDHGLTFENAGLEVLGSARKVIVGKDETTIVEGAGKPSAVKEQIAQIKALSDNASSEYEKEQFDKRAAALSGKVAVIKVGGATETEIDEKKFRVDDAVAATKAALAEGIVAGGGVTLVNLAGGLKVSGADSIAAGRQILKDALKQPFLQIMRNAGLNADALLAQVEAGKAGFGVNVMDPEAGLVDVKKAGVIDPARVTKEAVQNAVSIASTAATMGALVVDVPEPEAPAVPGGMPGMGMM; encoded by the coding sequence ATGGCAAAAAAAGTTTTTTACGATGATGATGCGCGCGCTCGCGTGTTGGGCGGTGCCGAGGCACTGTATAACGCAGTCAAGGTAACCTACGGGCCAAAGGGCCGCAATGTGGTGATTGCCAAGGGGTTTGGCGGACCAACCGTGACGCATGACGGTGTAACGGTGGCGGAAGGTATTGAGCTGGGTGAGCAAGACGACGAGACACTGGGTTATAAGGTCGGTGCTGATTTGATCAAACAGGCGGCCAAGAACTTGAACAAGCAGGCTGGCGACGGCACCACGACTGTGACGGTACTGACCTATTCGATTTTGAAGGAGGCTAACCGGTTGATCGCAGCGGGCCACAACCCAATGGAGCTGCGCAAGGGCATCGAGCAGGCCGGTGCGGAAATTGTCAAAGAGCTGAACAAATTAGCTGAGCCAATTGAAGGCAAGTCTGAGCGTGTGGCAGAAGTGGCAACCATTTCGGCGGGCGACGCGGAAATTGGCAAATTGATCGCTGGTGTCATCGAGAAAGTTGGTAAAGACGGCGTGGTAACGGTTGAGGCTGGCCAAGGTTTGGAGCTGGAGGCTGAGGTTGTTGAAGGCTTCAGCCTGGACAAAGGCTGGGTCAGTCCGTTCTTTGTCACCGACACCGGTCGGCAAGAGGCGGTTTATGAAAAGCCAGCGATTTTGATCACCGATAAGAAGATTTCCAGCGTGCAAGAGTTCCTACCAATGCTGGAAAAATTGGCACAAAGTGGGAAAAAGGATGTGGTGCTGATCGCTGATGAAGTTGAAGGTGAGGCGCTGAGTATCTTGGTGCTGAACAAGCTCAAGGGCGTGTTTAACACCGTGGCGGTCAAGGCACCAAGCTTTGGCGACCGCCGCAAGGAGATTTTACGCGATATCGCAGTGTTGACTGGCGCAACGGTGATTTCTGAGGATCATGGTTTGACGTTTGAGAATGCTGGCTTAGAGGTGTTGGGTTCGGCGCGCAAGGTGATTGTCGGTAAAGATGAAACCACCATCGTTGAGGGCGCGGGTAAGCCGTCAGCAGTGAAGGAACAAATCGCTCAGATCAAGGCGCTGTCCGACAATGCTTCCAGCGAGTACGAAAAAGAACAATTCGACAAGCGGGCAGCTGCCTTGAGCGGCAAGGTGGCCGTTATTAAAGTCGGCGGCGCGACCGAGACAGAAATTGACGAAAAGAAGTTCCGGGTGGACGACGCAGTGGCAGCGACCAAGGCAGCCTTGGCTGAAGGAATTGTCGCCGGTGGTGGCGTCACGCTGGTGAATTTGGCTGGCGGCTTGAAAGTGAGCGGTGCAGATAGCATCGCGGCTGGCCGGCAGATTCTAAAGGATGCCCTGAAGCAGCCGTTCCTACAGATTATGCGTAACGCTGGCTTGAATGCCGACGCGCTGCTAGCGCAAGTCGAGGCGGGCAAGGCTGGCTTTGGCGTTAATGTCATGGATCCGGAAGCAGGCCTGGTGGACGTCAAAAAAGCTGGCGTCATCGACCCAGCGCGCGTCACTAAGGAAGCAGTGCAGAACGCGGTATCTATCGCCTCAACCGCAGCAACCATGGGCGCACTGGTCGTCGACGTACCAGAGCCAGAAGCTCCAGCTGTGCCTGGTGGCATGCCAGGTATGGGGATGATGTAA